ATCTCGGTGACGAGCACCTCGATCCCGGCGGCCTCGATCGCCGCGAGGTCGGGGGCGCGGTTCTCCTCCTCGTTGGCGACGACGAGATCGGGCCGGAGCGCGAGGACCGCGGGCACGTCGGGGTTCTTGGTGCCGCCGATCCGGGCGACGGTCAGACCGGCCGGGTGGGTGCACCAGTCGGTGGCGCCGACCAGCAGGCCGGGGGCGGTGACGGCGACGGCCTCGGTGAGCGAGGGAACCAGGGAGACGACGCGCACGGCGGAAAGCCCCTCTCTCAGCGACGCGGGTCGAAGGTGGCGTCCACGTGCTCGGCGACCGCGACGACCAGCAGTCTCGTACCGGGCATCGTGGCCCGCCAGCGGTGTCGCACCCCGCCGGACAGGAACAGGGTGTCGCCCTGCTCCAGCCGGTACGCCTGTCCCTCGGCCTCCACCTCCGCGGCGCCCTGCACCACGTACATCACTTCGTCGTTGCGGTGCTGGAACTCGCGCCCGAGGTCGAGTTCACCGGTGAACTCCAGGGCGCTGAGCTGGTGGCGTCCGCGCACCACCCTGCGGACTCCGTCCCCCTCGCCCGCCCGGACCACTTCGACACTGCGCGCCGAGTCGGCGGCGGCGCGCAGCCGTGCCGTGGTGGTCTCCAGGGCGTCGGCGACGCGGTCCAGGGACCGGGCGCTGGGCCGGGCTCGCTCGTTCTCGATCTGGCTGAGGAACGGCACGGACAGACCGCTGCGGCTCGCGACCGCGGCCAGTGTGAGCCCCAGGGATCTGCGCCGCCGGCGTACCGCGGCGCCCACGCGGAGTGATTCCTTGTCGTCCATGTCCGGCTCCCTCCCGACTCGTCATCCTTCCGGCTGGCAGCACATTACGCACACGATTGCGCAAGGTCGGCCGGTTCGTGAACGTCCGGACAGCCGGAAGGGGCGGGTCCGCCGACGGCGGCACCCACCCCTTCCCGTGCTCCGGGCCTGCCCGGAGCCCTACTGCGGGGCCATCGTGTCCGCGATGCCCGGGTTCTTCTCCATCCAGGCCTTCACGGCTTCTTCCTCGTGGCCCGTACCGTGCTTCTGGATCTGGTTCTCCAGGCCGGCGAGCTGGTTCTCGCTCAGCTCGAAGTCCTTGAACCACTTCGTCAGCTGCGGGTACGTCCTGGGGAAGTCCTTGCTGGCGATGGTGTGCAGCCGGTCGCCGTTGCCGAAGGCCTTCTCGGGGTCCTTCAGCTTGGTCATGCCGTACTCGCTGTACGCCCAGTGCGGCGTCCAGAGCAGCACGGCGATCGGCTCCTTCTTGGCGTACGCGCGCTTCAGCTCGGCGAGCATCCCGGGCGTCGAGGAGTCGACGACCTCGTACTCCTTGTCCAGGCCGTAGGCCGGCAGCACGTTCGTCTTGAGGTTCTCCATCGTGGCGGTGCCCGGCTCGATGCCGATGATCCGGCCCTTGAACTGGGAGGACTTGCCCTTGAGGTCGGCGAGGGACCGGACGTCCTTCACGTACGAGGGCACCGCGACCTCGATCGACGTCGGGCCGTACCACGAACCGATGTCGGTCAGCTGCGAGCCGTACTTCTCCCAGTAGTTCTTCTGGGTGTACGGCAGCCAGCCGTCGAACTGCACATCGATCTGGCCGCGGGACATCGCGGTGTACATCGGACCGACCTCGAACTGCTTGAGGTTGATCCTGTAGCCGCGCTCCTCCAGGACCGCCTTCCACAGGTACGTGGCGGCGATGTCCTCCTCCCACGGGAACCAGGCCATCTCGACGGCGCGGTCCCGCTCGTCCTTGCCGCCCGCGCCCTTGGACGTGCCGGTCCCGGCGACGGGGGTCCACTTGTCGGCGACGCCCGGGTTGGCCTTCAGCCAGGTGCGGACGGCCTCCTGCTCGTTGCCGGAGCCGGCCTTCTGGATGCCCGCCTCAAGGCTGGTGAGCTGCTCCTCGGTCATCTGGAAGTTCTTCAGCCAGGTGCCGACCTCGGGGTTGTCGGCGGAGAAGCCCTTGCGGGCCAGGGTGTGGATGCCGTCGCCCTTGCCCCAGAGGTTCTTGGGGTCCTTGAGCTTGGTCAGGTCGTACTGGTTGTACGCCCAGTGCGGCGACCAGAGCGGGACGACGATCGGTTCCTTCTTGGCGTACGCGCGCTTCAGCTCGGCGAGCATCGACGGCGTGGAGCCGTCGACGACCTTGTACTCCTTGTCCAGGCCGTAGCCCGGCAGGATCTTGTCCTTGAGCAGGCCCGTCTCACCGGCGCTCGGCTCGATGCCGACGACCCGTCCCTTGAACTGCGAGGACTTCCCCTTGAGGTCGTCCAGCGACCGGACGTCCTTCACGTACGAGGGGACGGCCAGCTCCAGCGAGGTGGGGCCGAACCAGGAGCCCATGTCCTCCAGGCGGTCCTGGTACTTCTTCCAGTAGCTGGCGTGGGTGACCGGGAGCCAGGAGTCGGTCTCGAAGTCGATCTGGCCATTGGCCATACCGGTGTAGAGCGCACCGGCCTCGTACTGCTTGACGTCGACCTCGAAGCCGCGCCGCTCCAGCATCTCCTTCCAAAGGAAGGTGGAGGCGATGCCCTCGTCCCACGGGATGTAGCCCATGCTGATCTTCTTGCCCGCACCGATCTTCGAGGCGTCGGCGGTGGTGGCGGAGCCGTCGTCCCGGCCGGATGAGCCGAAGAGGCCCATGCCGCCCGCGACGAGCGCGAGGACGACGACACCGACGACCGCGACGAGGGGCTGCGGACGGTGGTTCCAGACCTTGAGTCCGCCGGCCAGCGACTGCGCCCTGGCGAGGGCGCGGCGGGCGAGCGGGGAGACCTCGCGGCCGAGCGCGCCGGTCATCCGGTCCAGGTACATCGCCACGATGACGATGGAGATGCCCGCCTCGAAGCCGAGGCCGACGTCGACGTTGCCGATGGCCCGGTAGACGGCGCCGCCGAGGCCGCCGCCGCCGACCATGCCCGCGATGACCACCATGGACAGACCCAGCATGATGACCTGGTTGATGCCCGCCATGATCGTGGGCAGGGCGAGCGGCAGCTGCACCCGCAGCAGGGTGTTGCGCCGGGTGGTGCCGAACGCCTCGGCCGCCTCGACGAGGTCGCCGTCGACCTGGCGGATGCCGAGTTCGGTCATCCGGACGCCCGGCGGCAGCGAGAAGATGATGGTGGCGATGATGCCGGGGACCACGCCGACGCCGAAGAAGATGACGCCGGGGATCAGATAGACCATGGCGGGCATGGTCTGCATGAAGTCCAGGACCGGCCGGGTCACCGCGCTGACGGTCTTGGAGCGGGACGCCCAGATGCCCAGCGGCACGGCCAGCACCAGCGCGATGATGGTGGCGACGAGCACCAGGGTGAGGGTGTCCATCGCTTCGTCCCACAGCTCGACGGAGTCGATCAGGGCGAAGCCCGCGAAGGCCAGCACACCCGCGAGCAGGCCGCGCAGCCACCAGGCGATGACGGCGACGATGCCCGCGAAGAGGAGCGGTGCGGGGGCGGAGAGGACGGCGGCGATGCCGTCGAACATGCCGCTGACGACCGAGCTGATCGCGTCGAACAGCCAGGACAGGTGGGTCTGGAGCCAGTCGACCGCGGAGTCGACCCAGTCGCCGAGGTGGAGCCTAAACACTGGCCACCTTCTTCGCGGTGGCCGTGATGTCCTGCGGGGGCTCGACGGGCGTCATCGGCTCGCCGAGTACGGCGAGCAGCCGGGCGCGCGGTACGACGCCGACGAGCTTGCCCCCGGCGTCGGTCACCGCGACCGCGACCCCGCTCCGTGAGCAGGGCGTGAAGAGCTCGATGATCGGCGTGGACTCGGTGACGGTGGCCGGGGCGGCCGCGAGGACGTCGTCCTCGGTACGCAGTTCCCTGCCGTCGTCCGTGCTGGTGCCCAGGACGGTGTGCGGCTCGGCCATGATGGCGCCCGCGGTCAGCACCCGGGTCCGGTCGACGTCCTGGGTGAAGGAGGCGACGTAGTCGTTGGCCGGGGTGACGAGGATGTCCTCGGCGGTGCCGAGCTGGACGATCTTCCCGTCGCGCATCACGGCGATGCGGTCGCCGAGGCGCATGGCCTCGTTGAGGTCGTGGGTGATGAAGACGATGGTCTTCTTCAGCCGCTTCTGCAGTTCGAGCAGCTGGTCCTGCATGTCGCGGCGGATCAGCGGGTCGAGCGCGCTGAAGGACTCGTCCATCAGCAGCAGGTCGGCGTCGGTGGCCAGGGCGCGGGCCAGGCCGACGCGCTGTTGCATGCCGCCGGACAGCTCGTCGGGCCAGGACTTCTCCCAGCCGGCGAGACCGGTCATCTCCAGCGCCTCGGCGGCGCGCTTCTCGCGCTCGGCGCGCGGCACGCCCTGTACTTCCAGGCCGTACGCGGCGTTCTCCAGGACGCTGCGGTGGGGGAAGAGCGCGAAGTGCTGGAACACCATGCTGATCTTGGAGGATCGGACATGGCGCAGTTCCGCGGGGCTCAGGGCGGTCAGGTCCTGGCCGTCGAACAGCACGCGTCCGGCTGTGGGCTCCAGAAGTCCGTTGAGCATGCGCAGCAGCGTGGACTTTCCGGACCCGGACAGACCCATCACGACGAAGATCTGCCCCGGTTCGACGGTGAACGAGGCGTCGATCACCGCTGCGGTCGTTCCGTCGGCGCGCAGCTCGTCGCGGTCGGCGCCGCCTTCGAGCTTCTGCACGGCTTGATCGGGTCGTCTGCCGAACACTTTGTACAAATGCTCGGCTTGCAGCCTTGACACATATACCTCGCGGGTTGAACCGAAAACGGTCTGCCACCCCTCCGGCAGACCGTGGAGCAGCGCGGATTCGGTCCGCATGGCACGTACACCAGTTGAAACCGGTACGTGATCCGCTCCGGCTGCGCGCCTGCCCCGGCGCGAACAGGCCAAACACAGGAGTGACCCAGCTCACGCATGAGCGGCCGCGGTCGGGGCCCGCCCCTCGTCGCGGTGTCCGCGACAGCCGGTGTCAGTGGTGTGCGGCATCATCGGGGTGTGACGCGACGCCTGATGCTCCTCGACACCGCTTCCCTCTACTACCGCGCCTACTTCGGGATCCCCGATTCGGTACGCGCCCCGGACGGGACGCCGGTCAACGCCGCGCGCGGGCTGCTCGACTTCATCGGGCGCCTGGTGCAGGACCACCGGCCGGACGATCTGGTCGCCTGCATGGACGCGGACTGGCGGCCGCACTGGCGGGTGGAGCTGATCCCTTCGTACAAGGCGCACCGCGTCGCGGTGGAGACCGCCGAGGGCCTGCCGGACGAGGAGGAGACCCCCGACACCCTGGCCCCGCAGGTGCCGATCATCGAGGACGTGCTCGACGCACTCGGTATCGCCCGGGTCGGCGTCGCGCAGTACGAGGCGGACGATGTGATCGGCACGCTCACCGCCCTGGCCACCGGCCCCGTCGACATCGTCACCGGCGACCGGGACCTATATCAGCTGGTCGACGACGCCCGCGGGGTGCGGGTGCTCTACCCGCTGAAGGGGGTCGGCTCGCTCCAGCTGACGGATGAGGCATGGCTGAGGGAGAAGTACGGGGTGGACGGCTCCGGCTATGTCGATCTGGCGCTGCTGCGCGGTGACCCGAGCGACGGGCTGCCGGGCGTCCCGGGCATCGGCGAGAAGACAGCCGCGAAACTGCTGGACGCCTTCGGCGATCTGGCCGGAATCATGGCCGCGGTCGACGATCCCTCCGCCGCACTGACGCCCTCGCAGCGCAAGCGGCTCGACGGGGCCAGGGACTACGTGGCCGTCGCACCGACGGTGGTCCGCGTCGCCGGTGACGTACCGCTGCCGGAGTTCGACCCCGCGCTGCCCACCGGGCCCCGCGATCCCGCAGCCCTGGAAGCACTTGCGAAGCAGTGGGGACTGGGCGGCGCCCTGCAGCGCCTGCTCTCCACACTCCGCGACTGAAGTGCTAGCTTAGGTAAGCCTAAGCAATCGGAGCAGGGAGAACCTCGTGGCAGAACGACCGGCGCGGCAGGCACCCAAGGCGCAGGGGGCCCACGTGCTGCGCACCGAGCAGCTCACCCCGCACATGGTGCGCGTGGTGCTCGGCGGTGACGGCCTCGCCGACTTCGGGCTCTCCGGCTTCACCGACCACTACGTCAAGCTCTGCTTCGCCCCCGAGGGAGCGCAGTACACGCACCCGTTCGACATGGCCCGTATCCGTGAGGAGCAGCCGCGGGAG
This sequence is a window from Streptomyces sp. NBC_01217. Protein-coding genes within it:
- a CDS encoding helix-turn-helix domain-containing protein; amino-acid sequence: MDDKESLRVGAAVRRRRRSLGLTLAAVASRSGLSVPFLSQIENERARPSARSLDRVADALETTTARLRAAADSARSVEVVRAGEGDGVRRVVRGRHQLSALEFTGELDLGREFQHRNDEVMYVVQGAAEVEAEGQAYRLEQGDTLFLSGGVRHRWRATMPGTRLLVVAVAEHVDATFDPRR
- a CDS encoding ABC transporter permease/substrate binding protein codes for the protein MFRLHLGDWVDSAVDWLQTHLSWLFDAISSVVSGMFDGIAAVLSAPAPLLFAGIVAVIAWWLRGLLAGVLAFAGFALIDSVELWDEAMDTLTLVLVATIIALVLAVPLGIWASRSKTVSAVTRPVLDFMQTMPAMVYLIPGVIFFGVGVVPGIIATIIFSLPPGVRMTELGIRQVDGDLVEAAEAFGTTRRNTLLRVQLPLALPTIMAGINQVIMLGLSMVVIAGMVGGGGLGGAVYRAIGNVDVGLGFEAGISIVIVAMYLDRMTGALGREVSPLARRALARAQSLAGGLKVWNHRPQPLVAVVGVVVLALVAGGMGLFGSSGRDDGSATTADASKIGAGKKISMGYIPWDEGIASTFLWKEMLERRGFEVDVKQYEAGALYTGMANGQIDFETDSWLPVTHASYWKKYQDRLEDMGSWFGPTSLELAVPSYVKDVRSLDDLKGKSSQFKGRVVGIEPSAGETGLLKDKILPGYGLDKEYKVVDGSTPSMLAELKRAYAKKEPIVVPLWSPHWAYNQYDLTKLKDPKNLWGKGDGIHTLARKGFSADNPEVGTWLKNFQMTEEQLTSLEAGIQKAGSGNEQEAVRTWLKANPGVADKWTPVAGTGTSKGAGGKDERDRAVEMAWFPWEEDIAATYLWKAVLEERGYRINLKQFEVGPMYTAMSRGQIDVQFDGWLPYTQKNYWEKYGSQLTDIGSWYGPTSIEVAVPSYVKDVRSLADLKGKSSQFKGRIIGIEPGTATMENLKTNVLPAYGLDKEYEVVDSSTPGMLAELKRAYAKKEPIAVLLWTPHWAYSEYGMTKLKDPEKAFGNGDRLHTIASKDFPRTYPQLTKWFKDFELSENQLAGLENQIQKHGTGHEEEAVKAWMEKNPGIADTMAPQ
- a CDS encoding quaternary amine ABC transporter ATP-binding protein, with amino-acid sequence MQKLEGGADRDELRADGTTAAVIDASFTVEPGQIFVVMGLSGSGKSTLLRMLNGLLEPTAGRVLFDGQDLTALSPAELRHVRSSKISMVFQHFALFPHRSVLENAAYGLEVQGVPRAEREKRAAEALEMTGLAGWEKSWPDELSGGMQQRVGLARALATDADLLLMDESFSALDPLIRRDMQDQLLELQKRLKKTIVFITHDLNEAMRLGDRIAVMRDGKIVQLGTAEDILVTPANDYVASFTQDVDRTRVLTAGAIMAEPHTVLGTSTDDGRELRTEDDVLAAAPATVTESTPIIELFTPCSRSGVAVAVTDAGGKLVGVVPRARLLAVLGEPMTPVEPPQDITATAKKVASV
- a CDS encoding 5'-3' exonuclease produces the protein MLLDTASLYYRAYFGIPDSVRAPDGTPVNAARGLLDFIGRLVQDHRPDDLVACMDADWRPHWRVELIPSYKAHRVAVETAEGLPDEEETPDTLAPQVPIIEDVLDALGIARVGVAQYEADDVIGTLTALATGPVDIVTGDRDLYQLVDDARGVRVLYPLKGVGSLQLTDEAWLREKYGVDGSGYVDLALLRGDPSDGLPGVPGIGEKTAAKLLDAFGDLAGIMAAVDDPSAALTPSQRKRLDGARDYVAVAPTVVRVAGDVPLPEFDPALPTGPRDPAALEALAKQWGLGGALQRLLSTLRD